One genomic segment of Microcella indica includes these proteins:
- a CDS encoding lysylphosphatidylglycerol synthase domain-containing protein encodes MFYTALVVFLALYLTTLDFESLTSTRVDWWIFALALVVGITNRYWMILIWIVLLNGLGATTRGKTTALSVVYAKSWLGRYIPGTAPWILGKIHFASQLGISKTRLAVSSLLEAGLQITVLLVSGLALIALDPRASVVSNELQWLMVGFTAIGVTMLLPPVFNRVFALAYRLIRRRTIDDAALPGFRTIGYGTVLHVVGAMLAGLSMFLVARSLDPTLGAHDLLYLIAAMNLASAVSMIAVFAPSGIGVRETILVLLLGAVMSAELALLTAVVLRVWSIIADFAFLGVAATVRGIARQAGRP; translated from the coding sequence TTGTTCTACACGGCACTCGTCGTCTTCCTCGCGCTCTACCTCACGACCCTCGACTTCGAGAGCCTGACCAGCACACGGGTGGACTGGTGGATCTTCGCTCTCGCCCTCGTGGTCGGCATCACGAATCGCTACTGGATGATCCTCATCTGGATCGTCCTGCTGAACGGCCTAGGAGCGACGACGCGCGGGAAGACGACGGCCTTGAGCGTGGTCTACGCGAAGTCCTGGCTGGGCAGGTACATTCCGGGAACCGCGCCGTGGATTCTCGGCAAGATTCACTTCGCGTCTCAGCTGGGCATCTCGAAGACTCGGCTCGCCGTGAGCTCGCTCTTGGAGGCGGGCCTCCAGATCACCGTGCTCCTGGTGAGCGGCCTCGCTCTCATCGCACTCGACCCTCGAGCCTCCGTCGTCTCGAACGAGCTCCAGTGGCTCATGGTGGGCTTCACCGCCATCGGTGTCACCATGCTGCTTCCGCCGGTGTTCAATCGAGTCTTCGCGCTCGCGTACCGTCTGATCAGACGCCGCACGATCGATGACGCCGCACTTCCCGGCTTTCGCACGATCGGCTACGGCACTGTTCTCCATGTCGTCGGAGCGATGCTGGCGGGTCTCTCGATGTTCCTGGTCGCCAGATCTCTCGACCCCACCCTCGGTGCACACGATCTGCTCTACCTCATCGCTGCGATGAACCTGGCGAGCGCAGTGAGCATGATCGCCGTGTTCGCACCCAGCGGCATCGGTGTGCGCGAGACGATCCTCGTTCTACTTCTCGGCGCCGTCATGAGCGCCGAGCTCGCCCTCCTCACCGCTGTCGTGCTGCGCGTCTGGTCGATCATCGCCGATTTCGCGTTCCTCGGGGTTGCCGCGACCGTGCGCGGCATCGCGCGACAAGCGGGTCGCCCATGA
- a CDS encoding O-methyltransferase: protein MGTLKWRGLALVVGVATLAGFAVLIWATATSALPLAFIGLALILSAVALASLATLFSIRRLIRVQDAALRAKELANLKSAVASVQRTLGVAPSSLEARLRHHVIRDTSALLTLHDLYPTPGEHVPLTSWSALPATALMLTEHVRELPAGSTVLELGSGATTVWMALASRKRGGDVRIVSLEASADFADVTRTAVRRNGVDDLVDLRVAALDAVATKHGEQRWYEAPSWSDLTGIALLFVDGPPGGTGPHARYPAVELLADRLAPGAIVVIDDADRDDEKAMLDDWLALDRDGRHPEIIEVRENATALRMP from the coding sequence GTGGGCACACTGAAGTGGCGAGGTTTGGCGTTGGTCGTCGGCGTCGCGACCCTTGCTGGCTTCGCGGTTCTGATCTGGGCGACCGCCACGAGTGCCCTCCCGCTGGCATTCATCGGCCTCGCGCTCATCTTGTCCGCGGTCGCGCTTGCCTCGCTCGCAACCTTGTTCTCGATCCGTCGGCTCATCAGGGTTCAGGATGCGGCGCTTCGCGCCAAGGAGCTTGCGAATCTCAAGAGCGCAGTGGCGAGTGTTCAACGCACCCTCGGCGTGGCTCCGAGCTCCCTCGAGGCGCGACTGCGCCACCACGTCATCAGGGACACCTCGGCGCTGCTCACCCTCCACGACCTGTACCCGACCCCGGGCGAGCACGTACCCCTGACGAGCTGGTCGGCGCTGCCGGCGACCGCCCTTATGCTCACCGAGCACGTTCGCGAACTGCCGGCAGGCAGCACCGTGCTCGAACTGGGCAGCGGGGCGACCACGGTGTGGATGGCCCTCGCCTCCCGTAAGCGCGGGGGAGACGTGCGCATCGTGAGCCTCGAAGCCTCCGCCGACTTCGCCGACGTCACGCGCACAGCCGTGCGCCGCAACGGAGTCGACGACCTCGTCGACCTGAGGGTCGCCGCACTCGACGCAGTCGCCACGAAGCACGGTGAGCAGCGGTGGTACGAGGCCCCGTCGTGGAGTGACCTGACCGGCATCGCCCTGCTCTTTGTCGATGGCCCACCCGGTGGAACCGGCCCGCACGCCCGCTACCCCGCGGTCGAACTGCTCGCAGACCGGCTCGCGCCCGGCGCGATCGTCGTCATCGACGATGCAGACCGCGACGACGAGAAAGCCATGCTCGACGACTGGCTCGCGCTCGATCGCGACGGCCGCCACCCCGAGATCATCGAAGTGCGCGAGAACGCCACAGCCCTGCGCATGCCCTGA
- a CDS encoding glycosyltransferase family 4 protein, whose product MRVLVVSHSAADHLGGAEQSLLALLDHWTAADPTVEPVVVGPTPSAAMTREVLARGWASTELAMTGWAVWEADGGRAQRRQREIENAAATRRIIELIEREQPDLVITNTLVMPWGALAAAHVGVPHVWFVREFGERSQGFLYPDGRDAALRDIGALSHTVVANSRAVADALQAHMPERDIAVVYPPVDLERVREAAREPRQDVFGDDAALRVAVLGRVTRSKGQWRVVEALARLDSSGIEVRFIGGVLDAHADEQLLRRAARLRVAADLRFLGEQPNPFAIVAQADVCVIPSEKEAFGRSTLECLALGKPVLTTRSGAGAELVDDGRTGAVIDADDFDAWARHLRGYLDDRELIAVHGEAARRRADEIASGPHSLPLAVSLLTAAAGAAPVPLPERWREWVARVDETAAASTRGLAARARLTRLATLGLRAARHPVRASRRLRALLARR is encoded by the coding sequence ATGCGCGTACTCGTCGTCAGCCACAGCGCCGCCGACCACCTCGGAGGAGCCGAGCAGTCGCTGCTCGCCCTGCTCGACCACTGGACTGCCGCCGACCCCACCGTCGAGCCCGTCGTCGTCGGCCCCACGCCCTCCGCCGCCATGACGCGCGAGGTGCTCGCGCGCGGCTGGGCGTCGACCGAGCTCGCGATGACCGGCTGGGCCGTGTGGGAGGCCGACGGCGGGCGGGCGCAGCGCCGACAGCGCGAGATCGAGAACGCCGCCGCCACCCGGCGCATCATCGAGCTCATCGAGCGGGAACAGCCCGACCTCGTCATCACGAACACCCTCGTCATGCCGTGGGGCGCCCTCGCCGCGGCCCACGTCGGTGTGCCGCACGTCTGGTTCGTGCGCGAGTTCGGCGAACGCAGCCAAGGGTTCCTCTACCCGGACGGGCGAGACGCGGCCCTGCGCGACATCGGCGCGCTCTCGCACACGGTCGTCGCGAACTCCCGCGCCGTCGCCGACGCCCTGCAGGCGCACATGCCCGAGCGCGACATCGCTGTCGTCTACCCGCCCGTCGACCTCGAGCGCGTGCGCGAGGCGGCCCGCGAACCGCGACAAGACGTGTTCGGCGACGACGCCGCACTGCGCGTCGCCGTGCTCGGCCGGGTCACCCGCAGCAAAGGGCAGTGGCGCGTCGTCGAGGCTCTCGCGCGACTCGACTCGAGCGGCATCGAGGTTCGCTTCATCGGCGGGGTGCTCGACGCGCACGCCGACGAGCAGCTGCTGCGTCGCGCGGCACGGCTGAGGGTGGCCGCCGACCTGCGCTTCCTCGGCGAGCAGCCCAACCCGTTCGCGATCGTCGCGCAGGCCGATGTGTGCGTCATCCCGAGCGAGAAGGAGGCCTTCGGCCGCTCCACCCTCGAGTGCCTCGCGCTCGGCAAGCCCGTGCTGACCACGCGCAGTGGTGCGGGCGCCGAGCTCGTCGACGACGGGCGCACGGGTGCCGTCATCGACGCCGACGACTTCGACGCGTGGGCGCGCCACCTGCGCGGCTACCTCGACGATCGCGAGCTCATCGCGGTGCACGGCGAGGCAGCGCGGCGTCGCGCCGACGAGATTGCGTCGGGCCCGCACTCCCTGCCCCTCGCCGTCTCCCTGCTCACCGCCGCGGCGGGCGCCGCCCCCGTGCCGCTGCCTGAACGCTGGCGGGAATGGGTCGCCCGCGTCGACGAGACGGCGGCCGCGAGCACCCGAGGGCTTGCCGCCCGCGCGCGGCTCACCCGCCTCGCCACGCTCGGCCTGCGCGCTGCGCGGCACCCCGTGCGAGCATCCCGTCGCCTGCGCGCGCTCCTGGCGCGCCGATAG
- a CDS encoding glycosyltransferase family 2 protein, which produces MTRHAQHPVQRAARALARQAPDVLVRHAAATASPATLDALAHAASTAPPERALDSLVALARAHRVLGRGLRPEGEAGRLFREAAERLGDDRASRRHRDRVVEGLISTQQFALARELDERVPGATERAHLFRQDLVNPFLASDHAPTDVAIEGWLSLVNERHRADGIEPLTLRDTGSTVFDRLAAASTARVDEGPLVSVVMTTYRPDHMVETAVRSMIAQTWQNWELLLVDDASPAEYQDYLQSLADLDERIRVIRCDDNAGVHRRRADGWREAGGDYLTAQDSDDWVHPRRLERQLRHLIEESPIPATMLHTSRMTERGGWVHPGGAWRHAMHSSLLMHRSVWEGLGTLADERRSADAEYRRRIEAAFEQQIPAEPTSAPLTHIRRHDASESAQDFSMMRMHPGYRAYRSAFTAWHGERRGDHAALRYDPRRDAPRFPVPAIVRAAAPPQHDLDVLYVLDPRECERAAPLHRAVVDELAALADRRIRVGVMAALSPHLAHAYESSPADLQALITTGRITEVMLDEAVTVHRLVVRHPEALLGVAHDSPTVHARIVEIVRTGRTERLLPRTLTTRAVRRDALAHLVHAGYRRRRPRAARLLGS; this is translated from the coding sequence ATGACCCGACATGCCCAACACCCCGTTCAGCGCGCCGCCCGCGCGCTGGCCCGGCAAGCCCCCGATGTGCTCGTGCGGCATGCCGCTGCGACCGCGTCGCCCGCCACGCTCGACGCCCTCGCCCACGCGGCGAGCACCGCGCCACCCGAGCGCGCCCTCGACAGCCTCGTAGCGCTGGCTCGCGCGCATCGCGTTCTGGGGCGCGGCCTGAGGCCGGAGGGCGAAGCCGGCAGACTCTTTCGCGAGGCGGCCGAGCGACTGGGCGACGATCGTGCCTCCCGGCGTCACCGCGACCGAGTGGTCGAAGGCCTCATCAGCACTCAGCAGTTCGCCCTCGCGCGCGAGCTCGACGAGCGTGTGCCCGGTGCCACCGAGCGCGCCCACCTCTTTCGGCAGGACCTCGTCAACCCCTTCCTCGCCAGCGACCACGCGCCGACCGACGTTGCCATCGAGGGGTGGCTGAGTCTCGTCAACGAGCGTCATCGTGCCGACGGCATCGAGCCCCTCACCCTGCGCGACACCGGATCGACGGTGTTCGACCGACTCGCCGCCGCCTCGACCGCGCGCGTCGACGAGGGCCCGCTCGTCTCCGTCGTCATGACCACCTACCGACCCGACCACATGGTCGAGACCGCGGTGCGGTCGATGATCGCGCAGACCTGGCAGAACTGGGAGCTGCTCCTCGTCGACGACGCCTCGCCCGCCGAATACCAGGACTACCTGCAGTCGCTCGCCGACCTCGACGAGCGCATCCGCGTCATCCGGTGCGACGACAATGCCGGCGTGCACCGCCGCCGCGCCGACGGCTGGCGGGAGGCGGGCGGCGACTACCTCACCGCGCAGGATTCCGACGACTGGGTGCACCCCCGACGACTCGAACGGCAGCTGCGGCACCTCATCGAAGAATCGCCGATACCCGCGACGATGCTGCATACGAGCCGGATGACCGAGCGAGGCGGCTGGGTGCACCCCGGCGGAGCGTGGCGCCACGCGATGCACTCGAGCCTGCTCATGCACCGCTCCGTGTGGGAGGGCCTCGGCACCCTCGCCGACGAGCGGCGCAGCGCCGACGCCGAGTACCGGCGCAGAATCGAGGCCGCCTTCGAGCAGCAGATACCGGCCGAACCGACGAGCGCACCCCTGACGCACATTCGCCGCCACGACGCGTCGGAGAGTGCGCAGGACTTCAGCATGATGCGCATGCACCCCGGCTACCGCGCCTACCGCAGCGCCTTCACCGCCTGGCACGGTGAACGACGCGGCGACCACGCCGCCCTGCGATACGACCCACGTCGGGATGCGCCACGGTTTCCCGTGCCGGCGATCGTGCGGGCAGCAGCGCCGCCGCAGCACGACCTCGACGTGCTGTACGTGCTCGACCCGCGCGAGTGCGAGCGCGCCGCGCCGCTGCACCGCGCCGTCGTGGACGAGCTTGCCGCGCTCGCCGACCGTCGAATCAGGGTCGGGGTGATGGCCGCGCTCTCGCCCCACCTCGCGCACGCCTACGAGTCGAGCCCCGCCGACCTGCAGGCCCTCATCACGACCGGTCGCATCACCGAAGTCATGCTCGATGAAGCCGTCACGGTTCACCGGCTCGTCGTGCGGCACCCCGAGGCACTGCTCGGCGTCGCGCACGACAGCCCGACGGTGCACGCCCGAATCGTCGAGATCGTGCGCACCGGCCGCACCGAACGGCTGCTGCCGCGCACGCTGACCACGCGAGCGGTACGGCGCGACGCGCTCGCTCATCTCGTGCACGCCGGGTACCGCCGACGGCGGCCCCGTGCCGCCCGGTTGTTAGGCTCCTGA
- a CDS encoding glycosyltransferase family 39 protein, protein MTVDPERSSPNTSLTDRIGSRLSIAAKNTASTIASDRAIVAFLIAVFILRTYLSDWNSYWNDEILSVYVHGIWNPTILDSVVALSEGSIHPPLYQFLLYAWMTVLGDGEVATRMLSNIAVTLSGYVLYRIIRLGWSRYVAFAVAASYTVMSVPMTYAVESRSYGLTMLLATVSMALLLKTLLALKSSGNWSIGGHWPTVIGVVLANIGLVMTHYYNVFWLIAQALAFAFFIVVERRPRDWWKPMLVGGALSLAAPITFLVLWGQSFFTKYGRLSDSFAVEGSSASTTPWDLFISIVLRANLTEIRLLVPAVALLLAAAGLLSLWRIFQNRRTTSGSRDWLYAMLLIWSALPLLITYLVFTIAGVERYSLRYFVFAVPPFTALIVLGLVTLVLLVQRKPLETGKPGIPTTTLIAALVALMIVPAGFEAATQRKHDWRGNVARVIQVVESAPETEYFLVETGFQDQSRAIVYFERFSDDVRPDRVFTMSEERVGDYSQLLAAIPPSADRLLVFFNHLGVKRMPDLPVALDAEFERIHAQLDVNGRGYIVWDLSRPTE, encoded by the coding sequence ATGACTGTGGATCCAGAGCGAAGCTCGCCGAACACTTCACTCACGGATCGAATCGGGTCGCGACTGTCGATCGCGGCGAAGAACACCGCGTCCACGATCGCGAGCGATCGCGCGATCGTGGCCTTCCTCATCGCGGTCTTCATCCTGCGCACATACTTGTCCGACTGGAACTCGTATTGGAACGACGAGATCCTGTCGGTCTACGTGCACGGGATTTGGAACCCAACGATCCTCGACTCGGTGGTCGCCCTCTCCGAGGGCTCTATCCATCCCCCGCTCTATCAGTTCTTGCTCTACGCCTGGATGACGGTGCTCGGAGACGGCGAAGTGGCCACGCGCATGCTCTCCAACATCGCGGTCACATTGTCCGGGTACGTCTTGTATCGCATCATCCGGCTCGGATGGTCTCGCTACGTCGCATTCGCCGTGGCTGCCAGCTACACCGTGATGTCCGTACCCATGACCTATGCCGTCGAGTCCCGCTCCTACGGCCTGACCATGCTGCTGGCCACCGTCTCGATGGCGCTCCTGCTGAAGACGTTGCTCGCTCTCAAGTCATCGGGCAACTGGAGCATTGGCGGGCACTGGCCGACGGTGATCGGAGTGGTGCTGGCGAACATCGGTCTCGTCATGACCCACTACTACAACGTCTTCTGGTTGATCGCACAGGCACTCGCCTTCGCGTTCTTCATCGTTGTAGAACGTCGCCCTCGCGACTGGTGGAAGCCCATGCTTGTCGGTGGCGCACTGAGCCTCGCCGCACCCATCACCTTCCTCGTCCTGTGGGGGCAGTCGTTCTTCACAAAGTACGGTCGACTCTCCGACTCGTTCGCTGTAGAAGGGTCATCCGCATCGACGACCCCCTGGGATCTGTTCATATCGATCGTCCTTCGAGCGAACCTTACGGAGATCCGCCTTCTTGTTCCTGCGGTCGCGTTGCTACTCGCCGCGGCCGGGCTACTGAGCCTCTGGCGGATCTTCCAGAATCGGCGCACGACAAGCGGATCCAGAGACTGGCTCTACGCCATGCTGCTGATCTGGTCGGCGCTACCGCTACTGATCACCTACCTCGTGTTCACAATCGCCGGCGTCGAGCGCTACAGCCTCCGATATTTCGTGTTCGCTGTGCCACCGTTCACCGCTCTGATCGTGCTGGGGCTCGTCACTCTCGTTCTTCTCGTCCAGCGCAAGCCCCTGGAGACCGGCAAGCCGGGCATCCCGACGACGACGCTCATCGCTGCGCTCGTCGCGCTGATGATCGTTCCGGCGGGGTTCGAGGCTGCAACGCAACGCAAGCACGATTGGCGCGGCAACGTTGCTCGCGTGATCCAAGTTGTCGAGTCGGCGCCGGAGACTGAGTACTTCCTTGTGGAAACGGGTTTTCAGGATCAGTCACGAGCAATTGTCTACTTCGAGCGCTTCAGCGACGACGTCCGCCCCGACCGGGTCTTCACCATGTCGGAGGAACGGGTAGGGGACTACTCGCAGCTTCTTGCTGCGATACCTCCCAGCGCGGATCGACTGCTCGTCTTCTTCAACCATCTCGGCGTGAAGCGGATGCCAGACCTGCCGGTCGCGCTAGACGCTGAATTCGAGCGAATCCACGCGCAACTCGATGTCAATGGCCGTGGCTACATCGTCTGGGATCTCTCCCGGCCAACCGAGTAG
- a CDS encoding glycosyltransferase family 2 protein: MAQVWVVVPAFNEAENLEVVVPQIVAAVAEIGEGRVLVVDDGSTDETAEVTRRLASDDATVQLEQMGRNTGKAAALKRGFTIAVEAGAEVVVMMDADGQDDPRELAGLVGKLDEGFDLVTGARLLRRDRFIKKYTSRLYNKTTSIIAGVPGKDFNSGFKVMRASVANNVRPMMYGELHRYLTVIAAWMGHRVTEVPVEHHRRMFGSSKYGLARFWRGFMDLLTVRFIMSYEHRPSHLFGGLGFVSLLAGIAILVYLTITWFLGAPLGDRPLLIAGFLLVVVGIQLLVFGLLAELVVYGRNRDR; this comes from the coding sequence GTGGCACAAGTCTGGGTGGTCGTTCCCGCCTTCAATGAAGCCGAGAACCTCGAAGTAGTCGTTCCTCAGATCGTTGCGGCTGTCGCGGAGATCGGAGAGGGCCGTGTTCTTGTCGTCGACGACGGTTCGACGGATGAGACCGCGGAGGTCACCAGAAGGTTGGCGAGCGACGACGCGACCGTGCAGCTCGAGCAGATGGGCCGCAACACGGGGAAAGCCGCGGCGCTCAAGCGAGGGTTCACGATCGCGGTCGAGGCGGGCGCTGAGGTCGTCGTCATGATGGACGCAGACGGTCAGGATGACCCGCGCGAGTTGGCGGGCCTGGTGGGCAAGCTGGACGAGGGATTCGATCTCGTCACGGGTGCTCGCCTTCTGCGACGGGACCGCTTCATCAAGAAGTACACCTCCCGGCTCTACAACAAGACCACGTCGATCATCGCGGGCGTTCCCGGCAAGGACTTCAACTCGGGATTCAAGGTCATGCGGGCGTCCGTCGCCAACAACGTGAGGCCGATGATGTACGGCGAGCTGCACCGGTACCTCACGGTCATCGCGGCGTGGATGGGTCACCGCGTCACCGAAGTGCCCGTCGAGCATCACCGCCGCATGTTCGGATCGAGCAAGTACGGTCTCGCTCGCTTCTGGCGCGGGTTCATGGACCTTCTGACGGTCCGGTTCATCATGAGCTACGAGCACCGGCCATCCCACCTCTTCGGCGGGCTCGGGTTCGTCTCCCTGCTCGCGGGCATCGCGATCCTGGTCTACCTCACCATCACCTGGTTCCTGGGCGCTCCGCTCGGAGACAGACCTCTCCTCATTGCCGGATTCCTGCTCGTCGTCGTGGGAATCCAGTTGCTGGTGTTCGGCCTGCTCGCAGAGCTGGTGGTCTACGGGCGCAACCGCGATCGCTGA
- a CDS encoding polysaccharide pyruvyl transferase family protein: MFDRESSVFARAVRDGFDSVRSQDAENREHVLLAGPGAGSVGDQAMLEAFVANVDGPVTVIARRPSDIATLPTRLQARATLEYHPHLLYGLPHTARSAGRAFGLLLARARSFSVVGADVMDGKYWESVSARRFRVAKIAAQLGVDSRVLGFSWNAHPLPLPRRAMVDASTSAQLFSRDPVSAQRLRRDGATNVEEVADLAFLTEAVPLADEKLIAWISAQREAGRRLVSVNCNAILEESTRQVDVYADALSKEDPASIAYLAVPHDSRGATSDVDLSAHLVSQLTERGHSAFALDSVASPGEVMTIAAHSELVISGRMHFSILALASGTPAVTIGYQGKVAGLYEAMGLDCWVEAGPSARAELLELIPASLERHAELREAVRRALPAQKERAFKNLDGLAARGGSHP, translated from the coding sequence GTGTTCGACCGCGAGAGCTCCGTCTTCGCACGTGCCGTGCGCGACGGATTCGATTCAGTGCGCTCGCAGGACGCGGAGAATCGAGAGCACGTGCTTCTTGCGGGCCCCGGCGCTGGGAGCGTGGGCGACCAGGCGATGCTCGAGGCTTTCGTCGCGAACGTCGACGGGCCCGTGACCGTCATCGCACGCCGACCCAGCGACATCGCCACGCTCCCCACTCGACTGCAGGCGCGCGCCACCCTCGAGTATCACCCTCACCTTCTCTACGGCCTCCCCCACACGGCGCGGTCGGCAGGCCGTGCCTTCGGCCTGCTGCTCGCGCGCGCACGGTCGTTCTCCGTCGTCGGGGCGGACGTCATGGACGGCAAGTACTGGGAGAGCGTCTCCGCCCGCCGCTTCCGCGTCGCGAAGATCGCCGCGCAGCTGGGAGTCGACTCGCGAGTGCTCGGATTCAGCTGGAACGCCCACCCGCTGCCGCTGCCCCGCCGCGCCATGGTGGACGCCTCGACATCGGCGCAGCTTTTCTCGCGGGATCCGGTCTCGGCGCAGCGCTTAAGACGAGACGGCGCGACGAACGTGGAAGAGGTCGCAGACCTTGCCTTCCTTACCGAGGCAGTTCCCCTCGCAGACGAGAAACTGATCGCGTGGATCAGCGCTCAACGCGAAGCCGGTCGTCGGCTCGTCTCGGTGAACTGCAACGCGATCCTGGAGGAGTCGACGCGGCAGGTCGACGTGTACGCCGACGCGCTCAGCAAAGAGGACCCCGCGAGCATCGCCTATCTGGCGGTGCCGCACGACAGCCGGGGAGCGACGAGCGACGTCGATCTGTCTGCACACCTTGTGTCGCAATTGACGGAGCGCGGCCACTCCGCCTTCGCGCTCGACAGCGTCGCCAGTCCCGGCGAGGTGATGACTATCGCTGCCCACTCCGAACTCGTGATCTCAGGGCGAATGCACTTCTCGATCCTCGCGCTGGCAAGCGGAACGCCCGCAGTGACGATCGGGTACCAGGGCAAGGTCGCCGGCCTCTACGAGGCTATGGGCCTCGACTGCTGGGTGGAGGCCGGGCCGAGCGCGCGCGCAGAGCTGCTCGAGCTCATTCCCGCGAGCCTGGAACGACATGCCGAGCTCCGCGAAGCCGTTCGCCGCGCGCTCCCGGCGCAGAAGGAGCGAGCCTTCAAGAATCTCGACGGGCTCGCAGCACGCGGCGGCTCGCATCCCTGA
- the rfbC gene encoding dTDP-4-dehydrorhamnose 3,5-epimerase, with translation MLITPLDISDAHLIEPRVFSDERGAFLEWFRADRLAETLGRQVPIVQANTSVSARGVVRGIHFADVPLGQAKYVTVTRGAIVDYVVDLRVGSPTFGQWQGVELSADNHHALFLAEGLGHAFVSLADDTSVSYLVTDVFRPEREHAVHPLDGDLGLDYRMPVGELILSAKDEAAPGFAQAQDDGLLPTWQDCQQRYRDLAV, from the coding sequence GTGCTCATCACGCCGCTCGACATCTCTGACGCCCACCTCATCGAGCCCCGCGTCTTCAGCGACGAGCGCGGCGCCTTCCTCGAATGGTTTCGGGCTGACCGCCTCGCAGAGACCCTCGGGCGCCAGGTGCCGATCGTGCAGGCGAACACCTCGGTCTCGGCGCGCGGCGTCGTGCGGGGCATCCACTTCGCCGACGTGCCCCTCGGCCAGGCGAAGTACGTGACCGTCACCCGCGGGGCGATCGTCGACTACGTCGTCGACCTGCGGGTCGGCTCACCCACCTTCGGGCAGTGGCAGGGCGTCGAGCTGAGCGCCGACAACCACCACGCGCTCTTCCTCGCCGAAGGCCTCGGGCACGCCTTCGTCTCCCTCGCCGACGACACCTCCGTCAGCTACCTCGTCACCGACGTCTTCCGCCCCGAGCGCGAGCACGCCGTGCACCCGCTCGACGGCGACCTCGGCCTCGACTACCGAATGCCGGTCGGCGAGCTCATCCTCTCGGCCAAGGACGAGGCGGCGCCGGGCTTCGCCCAGGCGCAGGACGACGGCCTGCTGCCCACCTGGCAGGACTGCCAGCAGCGGTACCGCGACCTGGCGGTCTGA
- a CDS encoding glycosyltransferase family 4 protein, translating into MARPRNVVIVGPTHPHTGGIAQHDTRLAHELAARGVHTRVESWRAQYPKRSRNGLGELAQDKPELPIFPEVTERLKWYSPASWVSLRGRLASADTVVFAVVTPFHAVPYAWSALGKTVPKRIAIVHNVVPHESSRVDRLLMRWLLKRMDQIIVHNDSQADLARALGVAPHRIAVAALPFPGIAEPDDIPRPPRLDSDDPLRLLFFGMVRRYKGLDHLLEALALTDDATLEVAGHFWEDIETYRAHIRELGLDTRVTLRDGYVDASEIPELFSRSDVLVLPYRSGTSSIVSDLAFAHKRPVIVSDVGDLADEIDDSVTGLVVPPLDKPALARAIEHMADRTRLARMADAVAQRPDKSAAEWSLYVSTVLDDSGPA; encoded by the coding sequence ATGGCAAGACCCCGGAACGTAGTCATCGTCGGCCCGACCCACCCCCACACGGGCGGAATCGCTCAGCACGACACCCGTCTGGCACATGAACTGGCCGCGCGCGGGGTGCACACCCGAGTCGAGTCATGGCGGGCGCAGTATCCGAAGCGGTCGCGCAATGGACTCGGGGAACTCGCTCAGGACAAGCCCGAGTTGCCGATCTTCCCGGAGGTGACGGAACGGCTGAAGTGGTACTCACCCGCGAGCTGGGTCTCTCTTCGCGGCCGGCTGGCGAGTGCAGACACGGTCGTGTTCGCCGTGGTGACGCCGTTCCACGCCGTACCCTACGCCTGGAGCGCCCTCGGCAAGACCGTGCCCAAGAGGATCGCGATCGTGCACAACGTGGTGCCCCACGAGAGCAGCCGTGTCGACCGGCTGCTCATGCGCTGGCTTCTCAAGCGCATGGACCAGATCATCGTGCACAACGACAGCCAGGCTGACCTCGCGCGCGCGCTCGGCGTTGCGCCGCACCGAATCGCCGTCGCCGCGCTGCCCTTCCCGGGCATCGCCGAGCCTGACGACATTCCTCGCCCCCCACGACTCGATTCCGATGACCCCCTGCGGCTGCTCTTCTTCGGCATGGTGCGCCGCTACAAGGGCCTCGACCACCTTCTGGAAGCGCTAGCGCTCACCGATGACGCGACACTCGAGGTCGCCGGGCACTTCTGGGAGGACATCGAGACGTACCGCGCTCACATACGCGAGCTCGGGCTCGACACGAGGGTCACGCTGAGAGACGGATACGTCGACGCCAGCGAGATACCCGAGCTCTTCTCCCGCAGTGATGTGCTCGTCCTCCCCTATCGCAGTGGGACGTCCAGCATTGTGAGCGATCTCGCGTTCGCGCACAAGCGGCCGGTCATCGTCTCCGACGTCGGCGACCTCGCCGACGAGATCGACGATTCCGTGACGGGGCTTGTCGTTCCCCCCTTGGACAAGCCCGCCCTTGCTCGCGCGATCGAGCACATGGCAGACAGGACTCGGTTGGCGCGGATGGCCGACGCCGTTGCGCAGCGACCCGACAAGTCGGCCGCCGAGTGGTCTCTTTACGTATCCACCGTGCTCGACGACAGCGGACCGGCATGA